The following coding sequences lie in one Streptomyces lydicus genomic window:
- a CDS encoding DNA cytosine methyltransferase, which yields MIKMKDDACRVEIVDLFGGPGGWDLAAQRLGVAVTGIEHDRAACESRRAAGLDTVEGDVRAYRPSDFPTATDLIGSPPCQPYSIGGKGAGRRALDTVLHFADQLAARRDIRSGLATLDDERTGLVLEPLRWTLQALDGGRPYRTVMLEQVPTVLPVWEAMAQILRIEGYTVVTGRMNAEEYGVPQTRARAVLVARRRGEREAALPAATHRRYSRTTDQDGGNQDLLPWVSMAQALGWGMTHRPALTVAVGTAAGGPDPSCVGGSGSRATLYGERDAGRWIADTRLVDADDLPAYRGGRKDMIRVSVADAAALQTFPSGHPFRGSRTKQYEQIGNAMPPLLAEAVIRRAMAAELAARTGTQAA from the coding sequence ATGATCAAGATGAAGGACGACGCCTGCCGGGTGGAGATAGTTGACCTGTTCGGCGGGCCGGGTGGCTGGGATCTGGCCGCGCAACGCCTCGGCGTGGCGGTGACTGGGATCGAGCATGACCGTGCGGCGTGTGAATCGCGGCGTGCTGCCGGGCTGGACACCGTGGAGGGTGACGTCCGGGCCTACCGGCCCAGTGACTTCCCCACCGCGACGGATCTGATCGGTTCGCCGCCGTGTCAGCCGTACTCGATCGGCGGGAAGGGCGCGGGGCGCCGGGCGTTGGACACGGTGCTGCATTTCGCGGACCAGTTGGCCGCGCGCCGGGACATCCGTTCTGGGCTCGCAACGCTGGACGACGAGCGGACCGGTCTGGTCCTGGAGCCGTTGCGCTGGACGCTTCAGGCGCTGGACGGCGGGCGCCCGTACCGGACGGTGATGCTGGAGCAGGTGCCCACTGTGCTGCCGGTGTGGGAGGCGATGGCCCAGATCCTGCGGATCGAGGGCTACACGGTGGTCACGGGCCGGATGAACGCTGAGGAGTACGGCGTCCCGCAGACCCGGGCCCGCGCGGTGCTGGTCGCCCGCCGCCGGGGCGAGCGCGAGGCCGCCCTGCCCGCTGCGACGCACCGCCGTTACTCCCGCACCACCGACCAGGACGGCGGCAACCAGGACCTGCTGCCGTGGGTGTCGATGGCGCAGGCGCTGGGCTGGGGGATGACGCACCGGCCTGCGCTGACCGTCGCGGTCGGCACGGCGGCCGGGGGACCGGACCCGTCCTGTGTCGGCGGCTCCGGAAGCCGCGCCACCCTGTACGGGGAGCGGGACGCGGGCCGCTGGATCGCGGACACCCGGCTGGTGGACGCCGATGACCTACCCGCCTACCGCGGCGGCCGCAAGGACATGATCCGGGTGTCCGTCGCCGACGCGGCCGCGCTCCAGACGTTCCCGTCCGGCCATCCCTTCCGGGGCTCGCGGACCAAGCAGTACGAGCAGATCGGCAACGCGATGCCGCCGCTCCTGGCGGAGGCCGTCATCCGACGGGCGATGGCCGCCGAACTGGCCGCCCGCACCGGCACCCAGGCAGCCTGA
- a CDS encoding DUF6221 family protein produces MTQPTAELLAIADFNDARLDEDEMVARAASGATVVGEPGAWQPSPTGDEWEAHISDHDDEELLVALRPGLPRPPEVMGGRWGAVVASTPDPADPDADSPMPAFVHAARHDPARVLAEVGAKRLFNQRWRKLITEIDADPDPERRKRLAGIRQDLDQVARHLAAAHDKHPDYRSEWRS; encoded by the coding sequence TTGACCCAACCCACCGCTGAACTCCTCGCGATCGCCGATTTCAACGACGCCCGGCTCGACGAGGACGAGATGGTGGCCCGCGCGGCCAGCGGCGCCACAGTGGTCGGCGAGCCGGGCGCCTGGCAGCCCTCACCCACAGGTGATGAGTGGGAGGCTCACATCAGCGATCACGACGATGAAGAGCTACTTGTCGCCCTGCGCCCTGGACTGCCGCGCCCGCCTGAGGTCATGGGCGGACGATGGGGAGCGGTCGTCGCCTCCACTCCGGACCCTGCCGACCCGGATGCCGATTCGCCGATGCCCGCTTTCGTGCACGCTGCCCGCCATGACCCAGCCCGCGTCCTGGCCGAGGTAGGCGCCAAGCGCCTGTTCAACCAGAGATGGCGGAAGCTGATCACTGAGATTGATGCCGATCCCGACCCCGAGAGGCGGAAACGACTCGCCGGGATCCGACAGGACCTGGACCAAGTCGCCCGCCATCTGGCAGCCGCGCACGACAAGCACCCGGACTACCGGTCGGAATGGCGGTCGTAG
- a CDS encoding DUF3085 domain-containing protein, with protein MTHPTTPEDFNALLREVLGDTYQPPTQQNCTLTFPLDRVRSAAEHALAAADHALGPGDTDARPHLWWIKGDGTFLMSNGIDNTPAARDDNGHWRHIAYADTWGPGTDPSPLLGGDDLHETLDLTQPLDEGQTLIDILRTAPTHATHFLLHVTYDDDGMLLTMTTS; from the coding sequence ATGACCCACCCCACCACCCCCGAAGACTTCAACGCCCTGCTCCGCGAAGTCCTCGGCGACACCTACCAGCCCCCCACACAGCAGAACTGCACCCTCACCTTCCCCCTCGACCGAGTCCGCTCCGCGGCCGAACACGCCCTCGCCGCCGCCGATCACGCCCTCGGCCCCGGCGACACCGACGCCCGCCCCCACCTGTGGTGGATCAAGGGGGACGGCACGTTCCTCATGAGCAACGGCATCGACAACACCCCCGCCGCCCGCGACGACAACGGCCACTGGCGCCACATCGCCTACGCCGACACCTGGGGACCGGGCACCGACCCCTCCCCCCTCCTCGGAGGCGACGACCTCCACGAAACCCTCGACCTCACCCAGCCCCTCGACGAGGGCCAAACCCTCATCGACATCCTGCGCACCGCCCCCACCCACGCCACCCACTTCCTGCTCCACGTCACCTACGACGACGACGGCATGCTGCTCACCATGACCACCAGCTAG
- the mobF gene encoding MobF family relaxase, whose translation MTAKGLTAGSERYYRRNIALGDGAQGSTPTVSSNVPGVPPGLWHGQAARDLGLSGIVSEEQMRALFGLGMHPNAEAIAARELAQGASVRQAMRAGKLGPAVPQLAELSPLDREIEQVLQQAGEQLCRPLTKAETKDLRMRTAALAFETEYHRAPADGAELGGFLAARTGPQRKARTGYDLTFSSEELSLLFALGDPEVRRIALEVLAQARSEALAWLEHNALAVRTGPGGVAQQRAKPGLLATVYLHYESRAGDPMLHEHVVISPRVRGPDGRWRNLDSRLLLRDVVVASELFNQRALELVCGRLGLATEEVEVTPGQRPVMQIVGIDRGSAPISHSAPAAYAP comes from the coding sequence ATGACGGCGAAGGGGCTCACCGCAGGGAGCGAGCGCTACTACCGGCGCAACATCGCCCTGGGCGACGGAGCCCAGGGCAGTACTCCGACGGTGTCTTCGAACGTGCCGGGGGTACCGCCTGGCCTGTGGCATGGGCAGGCCGCTCGTGATCTGGGGCTGTCCGGCATCGTGAGCGAGGAGCAGATGCGGGCCCTGTTCGGACTGGGCATGCACCCCAACGCCGAGGCGATCGCGGCCCGGGAACTGGCCCAGGGTGCCTCCGTGAGGCAAGCCATGCGGGCAGGCAAGCTGGGGCCGGCCGTACCGCAGTTGGCCGAGCTCTCCCCGCTGGACAGAGAGATCGAGCAGGTGCTGCAGCAGGCCGGCGAGCAGCTGTGCCGCCCGCTGACGAAGGCGGAGACGAAGGACCTGCGGATGCGGACCGCGGCGCTCGCCTTCGAGACCGAGTACCACCGGGCACCGGCCGACGGCGCCGAATTGGGCGGGTTCCTGGCCGCACGGACCGGCCCCCAGAGAAAAGCCCGTACTGGCTATGACCTCACCTTCTCCAGCGAGGAGCTGTCGTTGCTGTTCGCCTTGGGGGACCCCGAGGTACGACGGATCGCCCTCGAGGTCCTGGCCCAAGCCCGCTCGGAAGCGCTGGCATGGCTGGAGCACAACGCCCTCGCAGTGCGTACCGGCCCTGGTGGGGTGGCCCAGCAGCGGGCCAAGCCAGGACTGCTGGCCACGGTCTACCTTCACTACGAATCGCGCGCCGGGGACCCCATGCTCCACGAACACGTGGTCATATCCCCGCGCGTGAGAGGACCGGACGGCCGCTGGCGCAATCTGGATTCGAGGCTCTTGCTGCGTGACGTGGTCGTAGCCAGCGAGCTGTTCAACCAGCGCGCCCTGGAACTGGTCTGCGGCCGACTGGGACTTGCCACCGAGGAGGTCGAGGTCACCCCCGGCCAACGACCGGTCATGCAGATCGTCGGCATCGATCGCGGATCCGCGCCGATTTCGCACAGCGCGCCAGCCGCGTACGCACCATGA